Proteins co-encoded in one Juglans regia cultivar Chandler chromosome 16, Walnut 2.0, whole genome shotgun sequence genomic window:
- the LOC109005738 gene encoding protein SHI RELATED SEQUENCE 3-like, with protein MLMQGGIGGSFTSSRCQDCGNQAKKECVYLRCRTCCRNKGFQCQTHVRSTWIPLYRRRQRQQQLAAAVLPQHLRVRGHNPKRQSQITSSGSEEANFPAEVHLRAAFFCVRLGSVNDAAEDQYAYQTAVSIGGHLFKGILYDQGPDHESNCTAGEGSSLAPQPPKLLNAADLANITTNPAYTETLHPPIFPFPFTTTFMPDDYPIFNAHHHVAHDRS; from the exons ATGTTGATGCAAGGAGGAATAGGGGGATCATTTACTAGTTCAAGGTGCCAAGATTGTGGGAACCAAGCCAAGAAGGAGTGTGTGTACTTGAGGTGCAGGACTTGCTGTAGAAACAAAGGGTTTCAGTGCCAAACACACGTTAGGAGCACCTGGATCCCTTTGTATAGAAGGCGCCAGAGGCAGCAACAGCTTGCGGCAGCTGTTCTTCCGCAACACCTTCGAGTTCGAGGACATAACCCTAAAAGGCAAAGTCAAATCACATCTTCCG GGTCCGAAGAGGCAAATTTCCCAGCTGAAGTGCACCTCCGGGCGGCATTCTTTTGCGTCCGGCTGGGCTCAGTGAACGAtgcagctgaagatcagtacgCATACCAGACAGCCGTGAGCATTGGAGGGCATTTATTTAAGGGTATTCTCTACGATCAAGGCCCTGATCATGAAAGCAATTGCACTGCCGGCGAAGGCTCCTCTCTTGCACCTCAACCGCCTAAGCTTCTCAATGCTGCTGATCTAGCCAATATCACTACCAATCCAGCTTACACGGAGACATTACATCCTCCTATATTTCCCTTTCCCTTTACTACTACTTTCATGCCGG ATgattatccaatattcaatgcTCATCATCATGTCGCGCATGATCGATCATGA